Proteins encoded by one window of Papio anubis isolate 15944 chromosome 7, Panubis1.0, whole genome shotgun sequence:
- the TYRO3 gene encoding tyrosine-protein kinase receptor TYRO3 isoform X2 has protein sequence MALRRSMGRPGLPPLLLPPPPRLGLLLAALASLLLPESAAAGLKLMGAPVKLTVSQGQPVKLNCSVEGMEEPDIQWVKDGAVVQNLDQLYIPVSEQHWIGFLSLKSAERSDAGRYWCQVEDGGETEISQPVWLTVEGVPFFTVEPKDLAVPPNAPFQLSCEAVGPPEPVTIVWWRGTTKIGGPAPSPSVLNVTGVTQSTMFSCEAHNLKGLASSRTATVHLQALPAAPFNVTVTKLSSSNASVAWMPGADGRALLQSCTVQVTQAPGGWEVLAVVVPVPPFTCLLRDLVPATNYSLRVRCANALGPSPYADWVPFQTKGLAPASAPQNLHAVRTDSGLILEWEEVIPEGPLEGPLGPYKLSWVQDNGTQDELTVEGTRANLTGWDPQKDLIVRVCVSNAVGCGPWSQPLVVSSHDHAGQQGPPHSRTSWVPVVLGVLTALVTAAALALILLRKRRKETRFGQAFDSVMARGEPAVHFRAARSFNRERPERIEATLDSLGISDELKEKLEDVLIPEQQFTLGRMLGKGEFGSVREAQLKQEDGSFVKVAVKMLKADIIASSDIEEFLREAACMKEFDHPHVAKLVGVSLRSRAKGRLPIPMVILPFMKHGDLHAFLLASRIGENPFNLPLQTLIRFMVDIACGMEYLSSRNFIHRDLAARNCMLAEDMTVCVADFGLSRKIYSGDYYRQGCASKLPVKWLALESLADNLYTVHSDVV, from the exons ATGGCGCTGAGGCGGAGCATGGGGCGACCCGGGCTCCcgccgctgctgctgccgccgccacCGCGGCTGGGGCTGTTGCTGGCGGCTCTGGCTTCTCTGCTGCTCCCGGAGTCCGCCGCCGCAG GTCTGAAGCTCATGGGAGCCCCAGTGAAGCTGACAGTGTCTCAGGGGCAGCCGGTGAAGCTCAACTGCAGTGTGGAGGGGATGGAGGAGCCTGACATCCAGTGGGTGAAGGATGGGGCTGTGGTCCAGAACTTGGACCAGTTGTACATCCCAGTCAGCGAGCAGCACTGGATTGGCTTCCTCAG CCTGAAGTCAGCGGAGCGCTCTGACGCCGGCCGGTACTGGTGCCAGGTGGAGGATGGGGGCGAAACCGAGATCTCCCAGCCAGTGTGGCTCACGGTAGAAG GTGTGCCATTTTTCACAGTGGAGCCAAAAGATCTGGCAGTGCCACCCAATGCCCCTTTCCAACTGTCTTGCGAGGCTGTGGGTCCCCCTGAACCTGTTACCATTGTCTGGTGGAGAGGAACTACGAAGATCGGGGGACCCGCTCCCTCTCCATCTGTTTTAAATGTAACAG GGGTGACCCAGAGCACCATGTTTTCCTGTGAAGCTCACAACCTAAAAGGCCTGGCCTCTTCTCGCACAGCCACTGTTCACCTTCAAG CACTGCCTGCAGCCCCCTTCAACGTCACCGTGACAAAGCTTTCCAGCAGCAACGCTAGTGTGGCCTGGATGCCAGGTGCTGATGGCCGAGCCCTGCTACAGTCCTGTACAGTTCAG GTGACACAGGccccaggaggctgggaagtcctgGCTGTTGTGGTCCCTGTGCCCCCCTTTACCTGTCTGCTCCGGGACCTGGTTCCTGCCACCAACTACAGCCTCAGGGTGCGCTGTGCCAATGCCTTGGGGCCCTCTCCCTATGCTGACTGGGTGCCCTTTCAGACCAAGGGTCTAG CCCCAGCCAGCGCTCCCCAAAACCTCCACGCTGTCCGCACAGATTCAGGCCTCATCTTGGAATGGGAAGAAGTGATCCCTGAGGGCCCTTTGGAAGGCCCCCTGGGACCCTATAAACTGTCCTGGGTTCAAGACAATGGAACCCAG GATGAACTGACAGTGGAGGGGACCAGGGCCAATTTGACAGGCTGGGATCCCCAAAAGGACTTGATCGTACGTGTGTGCGTCTCCAATGCAGTTGGCTGTGGACCCTGGAGTCAGCCACTGGTGGTCTCTTCTCATGACCATGCAG GCCAGCAGGGCCCTCCTCACAGCCGCACATCCTGGGTACCTGTGGTCCTTGGTGTGCTAACAGCCCTGGTTACGGCTGCTGCCCTGGCCCTCATCCTGCTTCGAAAGAGACGGAAAGAGACGCGGTTTGG GCAAGCCTTTGACAGTGTCATGGCCCGGGGAGAGCCAGCCGTTCACTTCCGGGCAGCCCGGTCCTTCAATCGAGAAAGGCCCGAGCGCATCGAGGCCACAT TGGACAGCTTGGGTATCAGCGACGAACTAAAGGAAAAACTGGAGGATGTGCTCATCCCAGAGCAGCAGTTCACCCTGGGCCGGATGTTGGGCAAAG GAGAGTTTGGTTCAGTGCGGGAGGcccagctgaagcaggaggatggctccTTTGTGAAAGTGGCTGTGAAGATGCTGAAAG CTGACATCATTGCCTCAAGCGACATTGAAGAGTTCCTCAGGGAAGCAGCTTGCATGAAGGAGTTTGACCATCCACACGTGGCCAAACTTGTTG GGGTGAGCCTCCGGAGCAGGGCTAAAGGCCGTCTCCCCATCCCCATGGTCATCTTGCCTTTCATGAAGCATGGGGACCTGCACGCCTTCCTGCTCGCCTCCCGGATTGGGGAGAACCCCTTT AACCTACCCCTCCAGACCCTGATCCGGTTCATGGTGGACATTGCCTGCGGCATGGAGTACCTGAGCTCTCGGAACTTCATCCACCGAGACCTGGCCGCTCGGAATTGCAT GCTGGCAGAGGACATGACAGTGTGTGTGGCTGACTTCGGACTCTCCCGGAAGATCTACAGTGGGGACTACTATCGTCAAGGCTGTGCCTCCAAATTGCCTGTCAAGTGGCTGGCCCTGGAGAGCCTGGCTGACAACCTGTATACTGTGCACAGTGACGTG GTATGA
- the TYRO3 gene encoding tyrosine-protein kinase receptor TYRO3 isoform X1, whose product MALRRSMGRPGLPPLLLPPPPRLGLLLAALASLLLPESAAAGLKLMGAPVKLTVSQGQPVKLNCSVEGMEEPDIQWVKDGAVVQNLDQLYIPVSEQHWIGFLSLKSAERSDAGRYWCQVEDGGETEISQPVWLTVEGVPFFTVEPKDLAVPPNAPFQLSCEAVGPPEPVTIVWWRGTTKIGGPAPSPSVLNVTGVTQSTMFSCEAHNLKGLASSRTATVHLQALPAAPFNVTVTKLSSSNASVAWMPGADGRALLQSCTVQVTQAPGGWEVLAVVVPVPPFTCLLRDLVPATNYSLRVRCANALGPSPYADWVPFQTKGLAPASAPQNLHAVRTDSGLILEWEEVIPEGPLEGPLGPYKLSWVQDNGTQDELTVEGTRANLTGWDPQKDLIVRVCVSNAVGCGPWSQPLVVSSHDHAGQQGPPHSRTSWVPVVLGVLTALVTAAALALILLRKRRKETRFGQAFDSVMARGEPAVHFRAARSFNRERPERIEATLDSLGISDELKEKLEDVLIPEQQFTLGRMLGKGEFGSVREAQLKQEDGSFVKVAVKMLKADIIASSDIEEFLREAACMKEFDHPHVAKLVGVSLRSRAKGRLPIPMVILPFMKHGDLHAFLLASRIGENPFNLPLQTLIRFMVDIACGMEYLSSRNFIHRDLAARNCMLAEDMTVCVADFGLSRKIYSGDYYRQGCASKLPVKWLALESLADNLYTVHSDVWAFGVTMWEIMTRGQTPYAGIENAEIYNYLIGGNRLKQPPECMEDVYDLMYQCWSADPKQRPSFTCLRMELENILGQLSVLSASQDPLYINIERAEEPTAGGSLELRGRDQPYSGAGDGSDMGAVGGTPSDYRYILTPGGLAEQPGQAEHQPESPLNETQRLLLLQQGLLPHSSC is encoded by the exons ATGGCGCTGAGGCGGAGCATGGGGCGACCCGGGCTCCcgccgctgctgctgccgccgccacCGCGGCTGGGGCTGTTGCTGGCGGCTCTGGCTTCTCTGCTGCTCCCGGAGTCCGCCGCCGCAG GTCTGAAGCTCATGGGAGCCCCAGTGAAGCTGACAGTGTCTCAGGGGCAGCCGGTGAAGCTCAACTGCAGTGTGGAGGGGATGGAGGAGCCTGACATCCAGTGGGTGAAGGATGGGGCTGTGGTCCAGAACTTGGACCAGTTGTACATCCCAGTCAGCGAGCAGCACTGGATTGGCTTCCTCAG CCTGAAGTCAGCGGAGCGCTCTGACGCCGGCCGGTACTGGTGCCAGGTGGAGGATGGGGGCGAAACCGAGATCTCCCAGCCAGTGTGGCTCACGGTAGAAG GTGTGCCATTTTTCACAGTGGAGCCAAAAGATCTGGCAGTGCCACCCAATGCCCCTTTCCAACTGTCTTGCGAGGCTGTGGGTCCCCCTGAACCTGTTACCATTGTCTGGTGGAGAGGAACTACGAAGATCGGGGGACCCGCTCCCTCTCCATCTGTTTTAAATGTAACAG GGGTGACCCAGAGCACCATGTTTTCCTGTGAAGCTCACAACCTAAAAGGCCTGGCCTCTTCTCGCACAGCCACTGTTCACCTTCAAG CACTGCCTGCAGCCCCCTTCAACGTCACCGTGACAAAGCTTTCCAGCAGCAACGCTAGTGTGGCCTGGATGCCAGGTGCTGATGGCCGAGCCCTGCTACAGTCCTGTACAGTTCAG GTGACACAGGccccaggaggctgggaagtcctgGCTGTTGTGGTCCCTGTGCCCCCCTTTACCTGTCTGCTCCGGGACCTGGTTCCTGCCACCAACTACAGCCTCAGGGTGCGCTGTGCCAATGCCTTGGGGCCCTCTCCCTATGCTGACTGGGTGCCCTTTCAGACCAAGGGTCTAG CCCCAGCCAGCGCTCCCCAAAACCTCCACGCTGTCCGCACAGATTCAGGCCTCATCTTGGAATGGGAAGAAGTGATCCCTGAGGGCCCTTTGGAAGGCCCCCTGGGACCCTATAAACTGTCCTGGGTTCAAGACAATGGAACCCAG GATGAACTGACAGTGGAGGGGACCAGGGCCAATTTGACAGGCTGGGATCCCCAAAAGGACTTGATCGTACGTGTGTGCGTCTCCAATGCAGTTGGCTGTGGACCCTGGAGTCAGCCACTGGTGGTCTCTTCTCATGACCATGCAG GCCAGCAGGGCCCTCCTCACAGCCGCACATCCTGGGTACCTGTGGTCCTTGGTGTGCTAACAGCCCTGGTTACGGCTGCTGCCCTGGCCCTCATCCTGCTTCGAAAGAGACGGAAAGAGACGCGGTTTGG GCAAGCCTTTGACAGTGTCATGGCCCGGGGAGAGCCAGCCGTTCACTTCCGGGCAGCCCGGTCCTTCAATCGAGAAAGGCCCGAGCGCATCGAGGCCACAT TGGACAGCTTGGGTATCAGCGACGAACTAAAGGAAAAACTGGAGGATGTGCTCATCCCAGAGCAGCAGTTCACCCTGGGCCGGATGTTGGGCAAAG GAGAGTTTGGTTCAGTGCGGGAGGcccagctgaagcaggaggatggctccTTTGTGAAAGTGGCTGTGAAGATGCTGAAAG CTGACATCATTGCCTCAAGCGACATTGAAGAGTTCCTCAGGGAAGCAGCTTGCATGAAGGAGTTTGACCATCCACACGTGGCCAAACTTGTTG GGGTGAGCCTCCGGAGCAGGGCTAAAGGCCGTCTCCCCATCCCCATGGTCATCTTGCCTTTCATGAAGCATGGGGACCTGCACGCCTTCCTGCTCGCCTCCCGGATTGGGGAGAACCCCTTT AACCTACCCCTCCAGACCCTGATCCGGTTCATGGTGGACATTGCCTGCGGCATGGAGTACCTGAGCTCTCGGAACTTCATCCACCGAGACCTGGCCGCTCGGAATTGCAT GCTGGCAGAGGACATGACAGTGTGTGTGGCTGACTTCGGACTCTCCCGGAAGATCTACAGTGGGGACTACTATCGTCAAGGCTGTGCCTCCAAATTGCCTGTCAAGTGGCTGGCCCTGGAGAGCCTGGCTGACAACCTGTATACTGTGCACAGTGACGTG TGGGCGTTCGGGGTGACCATGTGGGAGATCATGACACGTGGGCAGACGCCATACGCTGGCATCGAAAACGCTGAGATTTACAACTACCTCATTGGCGGGAACCGCCTGAAACAGCCTCCGGAGTGTATGGAGGACGT GTATGATCTCATGTACCAGTGCTGGAGTGCTGACCCCAAGCAGCGCCCGAGCTTTACTTGTCTGCgaatggaactggagaacatCTTGGGCCAGCTGTCTGTGCTATCCGCCAGCCAGGACCCCTTATACATCAACATCGAGAGAGCCGAGGAGCCCACCGCGGGAGGCAGCCTGGAGCTGCGTGGCAGGGATCAGCCCTACAGTGGGGCTGGGGATGGCAGTGACATGGGGGCAGTGGGTGGCACTCCCAGTGACTATCGGTACATCCTCACCCCCGGAGGGCTGGCTGAGCAGCCAGGGCAGGCAGAGCACCAGCCAGAGAGTCCTCTCAATGAGACAcagaggcttctgctgctgcAGCAAGGGCTACTGCCGCACAGTAGCTGTTAG